A genomic region of Catalinimonas niigatensis contains the following coding sequences:
- a CDS encoding penicillin-binding protein 1A, translating into MSESTSKQEGQEKGRQKLYMWIVRGIWIALLAFLLFFPLYIFTVSIDFLGLYGGLPSLEALENPKSDLSSHLYSSDNILLGSYYRENRSPVSYEELSPNLVDALVATEDYRFTDHSGIDLISLVRVGWGVFKNVVTFGASGLEGGGSTLSQQTAKNLYNTRTGEQEGPLMQIPGLRMVIVKTKEWIVAVKLEKYYTKKEILAMYLNTANFSSNSFGIKVAAKTFFNKHPYDLTVEESATLVGMLKAATYYNPARNPENSTRRRNVVMNQMRKYGFLTQSAYDSLTALPMALDFKVESHNEGLATYFRTVVQNWLLKWSREHGYDLYEDGLRIYTTIDSRMQEHAEEAVKNHMKNQQKLFDQHWKGRGAPWRDEDGKVLEGFIPMISKRSDRYRSLEKKYGKDNDSIDIMMNTPVNMQVFDWKSENQEKDTLMSPLDSVKYYQSFLHSGFMSMDPHNGHIKAWVGGINHKHFKYDHVMQGKRQPGSTFKPFVYAAAIDNGYSPCYEVVDAPVTFSVYTDGEEDTYTPKNTTGEYSGERMTLRNALAKSMNSVTAFIMKRIGPETVVEYAKRIGIQSNIEAVPALALGGGGDVSVYEMVGAYSTFANHGTWTEPVFITRIEDKEGNTVYENPVNTREALSEETAYLMLYMLRGATEEEGGTGAGIPREIRDGNEVGAKTGTTQNYSDGWFMGVTKDLVSGAWVGGDSRSVHFSTLALGQGARMAMPIWVEYMKKVYADERLDYEKGSFERPSRGLSIEIDCGRYQTEEVDSMMVDQPIEELDEESIF; encoded by the coding sequence ATGTCTGAATCTACGAGCAAGCAAGAAGGCCAGGAAAAAGGCCGGCAAAAATTGTATATGTGGATAGTAAGGGGTATCTGGATTGCTTTATTAGCTTTTCTGTTATTCTTTCCACTATACATTTTCACAGTAAGTATTGACTTTCTGGGCCTTTATGGCGGACTTCCAAGTCTGGAGGCTTTGGAGAACCCCAAAAGTGACCTATCCTCTCACCTTTATTCTTCTGATAATATCCTTTTAGGAAGTTATTATCGGGAAAACAGGAGCCCGGTTTCTTATGAAGAGCTTTCACCTAATCTGGTCGATGCGCTGGTTGCTACTGAAGATTACCGTTTTACAGATCACAGTGGTATTGACTTGATTAGCTTGGTCCGTGTAGGCTGGGGTGTATTTAAAAATGTAGTAACCTTTGGAGCCAGTGGGTTGGAAGGAGGAGGTAGTACGCTTTCTCAACAAACTGCGAAAAACCTCTACAATACGAGAACAGGAGAGCAAGAAGGTCCGCTAATGCAGATTCCAGGTTTACGTATGGTAATCGTCAAAACCAAAGAATGGATAGTAGCGGTAAAACTGGAGAAATATTATACCAAAAAGGAAATTCTGGCGATGTATCTGAACACCGCCAACTTTAGTAGTAATTCCTTCGGGATCAAAGTAGCGGCCAAGACTTTTTTTAATAAACATCCTTATGACCTGACAGTAGAAGAATCTGCTACCTTGGTAGGCATGCTTAAAGCGGCTACCTATTATAATCCAGCTAGAAACCCGGAAAACTCTACCAGAAGGAGAAATGTGGTCATGAACCAGATGCGAAAGTATGGTTTTTTGACACAATCCGCGTATGATTCATTAACTGCTTTACCTATGGCGCTGGATTTTAAAGTGGAAAGCCATAATGAAGGACTTGCTACCTATTTTCGTACTGTAGTTCAAAATTGGCTCTTGAAGTGGTCTAGAGAACATGGTTATGACCTCTATGAAGATGGTTTAAGAATTTATACTACCATCGACAGCCGTATGCAGGAGCATGCCGAAGAGGCAGTAAAAAACCATATGAAAAACCAGCAAAAATTATTTGATCAGCATTGGAAAGGTAGAGGCGCTCCCTGGAGAGATGAAGATGGTAAAGTGCTGGAAGGGTTTATTCCTATGATTTCTAAGCGTTCTGATCGTTATCGCAGCCTGGAGAAAAAGTATGGTAAGGATAATGACTCTATTGATATTATGATGAATACCCCGGTAAATATGCAAGTATTTGACTGGAAATCTGAAAATCAGGAAAAAGATACGCTAATGAGTCCTCTCGATTCCGTAAAGTACTATCAGAGTTTTCTTCATTCCGGTTTTATGTCTATGGACCCTCATAACGGACATATCAAAGCCTGGGTGGGAGGTATTAATCATAAGCATTTCAAGTATGATCATGTAATGCAGGGCAAGCGGCAGCCAGGTTCTACCTTTAAACCTTTCGTATATGCTGCAGCGATCGATAATGGCTATTCTCCCTGCTACGAAGTTGTAGACGCTCCGGTGACTTTTTCAGTATACACAGATGGGGAAGAAGATACATATACGCCAAAGAATACTACAGGAGAATATTCGGGAGAACGAATGACTCTGAGAAATGCACTGGCAAAATCAATGAATTCAGTGACAGCCTTTATCATGAAACGTATCGGTCCCGAAACAGTAGTTGAATATGCTAAAAGGATTGGGATTCAGAGTAATATTGAGGCAGTGCCTGCGCTGGCATTAGGAGGGGGAGGTGATGTATCGGTATACGAGATGGTAGGTGCTTATAGCACTTTTGCAAATCATGGTACCTGGACTGAACCCGTATTCATAACACGTATTGAAGATAAAGAGGGTAATACAGTCTATGAAAACCCTGTAAATACCCGCGAAGCTTTAAGTGAAGAAACGGCTTACCTGATGTTATACATGCTTAGAGGAGCTACAGAAGAGGAAGGGGGTACCGGAGCTGGAATTCCACGTGAGATAAGAGATGGGAATGAAGTAGGTGCCAAGACAGGTACTACACAAAACTATTCCGATGGGTGGTTCATGGGTGTTACTAAAGATTTAGTATCTGGTGCCTGGGTAGGAGGCGATAGCCGAAGTGTTCACTTCAGTACGCTCGCCCTGGGACAAGGTGCCCGCATGGCAATGCCTATATGGGTAGAATATATGAAGAAGGTGTATGCAGATGAAAGACTGGATTACGAAAAAGGTTCCTTTGAACGACCTTCCCGAGGCTTATCTATAGAAATTGACTGTGGCAGATATCAAACCGAAGAAGTAGATTCCATGATGGTTGATCAACCCATAGAAGAACTTGACGAAGAAAGTATTTTTTGA
- the porW gene encoding type IX secretion system periplasmic lipoprotein PorW/SprE has product MKVKVFSKYYILYYTLLLWCFSACAPERNGMVASVYHNTTARYNAYFYAQMRMDEIQAAIQESQENNFNDILRIYPEVDTSLINTMKDKVEDCMKKASIAIERHPKSRWADDSYILIGQCRMYNQNYEDAIKTFKFVNTESEDDDARHSALIHLMRTFIDALEQNNAIAVSDFLKKEKLNDKNKAKLYLTRAYLAQLNEDYSNMVGNLLLAAPLLHNEEGRARTYFIIGQIYQDLGFDAQAYQNYEEVLKSNPEYELYFYARLNMAQVYDLSKENDTRKIRKYFRKLLKDKKNLEYKDKIYYEMAAFEQKQGNLDEAMEYYNESIQASLNNNRQKAYAYLALGKIYYSDKKDYQLAKVYYDSTMSVLPQDEEEYPQIAERQQVLDNFVQQLGIIQEQDSLLALAKIDSLELSAYLDQVILEEDQRAAEQERENLRRSRNVRNNSFEQVQSPFMQQEGGAQAGSGENWYFYTPSALSIGRTAYIRRWGNRELEDNWRRSEKTIEGNFASNDVEAIDAAASIPTQGAVVENTADNRKQQLYANIPFTEEAQQQALLSIEEAYYKLGGIYNFDLEEKHNAIETFETMLARFPQSEHKPEVLYELYLLYKALDDDTYVKYKNQLLQDHPESIYAKILENPNYREESNLASEKLKQLYKSAYKLYGEGEYEEAEKIITASLKEYTANDFTDNMKFLRILIIGKTEDFYQYQLGLQNFLKEYPESELYAYGEKLLEKSRTFKEEEAKRRGANYRERFDRPHSFIILYNNVQKISTDLPKAINEFNSQKFDENILTVANLMLEGGKVMIIVEKFADKEGAMNYYRQFTGEETPLKQLSVGQRNEVADSFVITEDNLNILLQTQEVDKYLRFFEKHYMEF; this is encoded by the coding sequence TTGAAGGTAAAAGTTTTTTCCAAATATTACATTCTATACTATACTTTACTGTTATGGTGCTTTTCTGCTTGTGCACCGGAGAGGAATGGCATGGTGGCCAGTGTATATCATAATACGACGGCCAGATATAATGCCTACTTTTATGCTCAGATGCGCATGGATGAAATTCAGGCGGCTATTCAGGAAAGTCAGGAAAACAATTTTAACGACATACTAAGGATATATCCTGAGGTGGACACCAGTCTTATCAATACAATGAAGGATAAGGTGGAAGACTGCATGAAGAAAGCCTCTATTGCTATTGAGCGCCATCCCAAAAGCCGCTGGGCAGATGATAGCTATATCCTGATTGGACAATGCCGTATGTACAATCAGAATTATGAAGATGCCATCAAAACCTTCAAATTTGTCAATACTGAGAGTGAAGATGATGACGCGCGGCACAGTGCTTTGATACACCTGATGCGGACTTTTATTGATGCCCTGGAGCAAAACAATGCGATTGCTGTATCAGACTTTTTGAAGAAAGAAAAGCTGAATGACAAAAATAAGGCTAAGCTATACCTCACCCGGGCTTATCTTGCTCAACTCAATGAAGATTATAGTAATATGGTAGGTAATCTTCTACTGGCTGCTCCCCTTTTGCACAATGAAGAAGGCAGGGCACGTACTTATTTTATCATTGGACAAATTTACCAGGATCTGGGTTTTGATGCGCAGGCTTATCAGAATTATGAAGAGGTACTTAAAAGTAATCCTGAGTATGAACTGTACTTTTATGCCCGCTTGAACATGGCCCAGGTATACGACCTCTCCAAAGAAAATGATACCCGAAAGATTAGGAAGTACTTCCGAAAGCTTCTTAAGGACAAAAAAAACCTGGAGTATAAGGACAAGATCTATTACGAAATGGCAGCTTTTGAACAGAAGCAGGGCAATCTGGATGAGGCGATGGAATATTACAATGAGTCTATACAAGCCAGCCTTAACAACAATCGCCAAAAAGCCTATGCTTACCTTGCCCTGGGAAAAATTTATTACAGCGATAAAAAAGACTATCAGTTGGCGAAAGTATATTATGACAGTACCATGAGCGTACTTCCTCAGGATGAAGAAGAATACCCTCAGATAGCCGAAAGGCAGCAGGTACTGGACAATTTTGTGCAACAGCTAGGCATCATACAGGAACAGGATAGCTTATTGGCTTTAGCCAAAATTGATTCTCTGGAGCTTAGCGCTTATCTGGATCAAGTCATCTTAGAAGAAGATCAGCGTGCGGCTGAGCAGGAAAGAGAGAATTTACGTCGGAGCCGTAATGTAAGAAATAACAGTTTTGAACAGGTACAGTCACCATTTATGCAGCAGGAAGGAGGCGCACAAGCCGGAAGTGGAGAGAACTGGTATTTTTATACCCCCTCAGCCCTTAGTATAGGGCGTACTGCCTATATCCGTCGTTGGGGAAACCGTGAATTGGAGGATAACTGGCGGAGATCTGAGAAAACTATTGAAGGTAACTTTGCTTCAAATGATGTAGAAGCGATTGATGCTGCCGCAAGCATACCCACTCAGGGAGCAGTGGTTGAAAACACGGCTGATAACAGGAAACAGCAGTTGTATGCCAATATTCCATTTACAGAAGAAGCACAGCAGCAGGCATTGCTAAGCATAGAGGAAGCCTATTACAAACTGGGAGGGATATATAACTTTGACCTGGAAGAAAAGCATAATGCCATAGAAACCTTTGAGACCATGCTGGCTCGCTTTCCTCAATCTGAGCACAAGCCAGAAGTGTTGTATGAGCTTTACCTTCTCTACAAAGCATTGGATGACGACACCTATGTCAAGTACAAAAATCAGTTGCTGCAGGACCATCCGGAAAGTATCTATGCCAAAATCCTGGAGAACCCCAATTACCGCGAAGAAAGTAACCTGGCAAGTGAGAAGTTAAAACAATTGTATAAGTCAGCCTATAAACTTTATGGTGAAGGTGAATATGAAGAGGCTGAAAAAATCATCACTGCCAGTCTGAAAGAGTATACTGCCAATGACTTTACTGATAATATGAAATTTCTTCGCATTCTGATCATCGGTAAGACAGAAGACTTTTATCAGTACCAACTTGGGTTGCAGAATTTTCTGAAGGAATATCCGGAAAGTGAGTTGTATGCCTACGGTGAAAAGCTACTGGAAAAATCACGTACTTTTAAAGAAGAAGAGGCCAAGCGAAGAGGAGCAAATTACCGTGAGCGTTTTGACCGACCGCATTCGTTTATAATTCTCTACAATAATGTCCAGAAAATTTCTACTGATTTGCCCAAAGCTATCAATGAATTTAACAGTCAGAAATTTGATGAAAATATTCTTACGGTGGCCAACCTAATGTTAGAGGGAGGAAAAGTGATGATTATTGTAGAAAAATTTGCTGATAAAGAAGGAGCGATGAATTATTACCGCCAATTTACTGGAGAAGAAACCCCTCTAAAGCAGCTATCGGTAGGTCAAAGGAACGAAGTAGCTGACAGCTTTGTCATTACTGAGGACAATTTAAATATCTTATTACAAACACAAGAGGTAGACAAATATCTCCGTTTTTTTGAAAAGCATTACATGGAATTTTAA
- a CDS encoding M23 family metallopeptidase: MMVDSLEQQVEKKQSFISSFQRVVRGDSIHDNEQLYIENSGDRTVSTEPNRNPEISGVDSQFRQEFEEDGVELLTVTSNGTSNQLDELFFFTPITGIISSAYNPKQGHYGVDVVSKKNEPIKSVADGTVILASWTQDAGYVITVQHRSNVISVYKHNSSLLKKTGDFVNAGDVIAIIGNTGELTSGPHLHFELWYNGNPVDPEEFVSF; the protein is encoded by the coding sequence ATGATGGTAGATTCACTGGAACAGCAGGTAGAAAAGAAGCAGAGCTTTATTTCTTCTTTCCAGCGTGTAGTAAGAGGAGATTCTATCCATGACAATGAACAACTTTATATTGAAAACTCCGGAGATAGAACAGTAAGTACAGAACCAAACCGGAATCCGGAAATATCGGGCGTTGACTCGCAATTTCGTCAGGAGTTTGAAGAGGATGGCGTTGAATTATTAACAGTTACTAGCAATGGTACATCTAACCAATTGGATGAGCTGTTCTTTTTTACTCCTATTACGGGAATTATATCTTCTGCCTATAACCCCAAGCAAGGACATTATGGAGTAGATGTGGTTTCTAAGAAGAATGAACCGATCAAGTCGGTAGCTGACGGCACAGTAATATTGGCTTCCTGGACACAGGATGCAGGCTATGTGATTACTGTTCAACATCGGAGCAATGTAATTTCTGTCTATAAACATAATTCCAGTCTGTTGAAAAAAACCGGGGATTTTGTAAATGCAGGCGATGTTATTGCTATTATTGGAAATACAGGAGAACTTACTTCAGGACCTCACCTGCACTTTGAGCTGTGGTATAATGGTAATCCTGTAGATCCTGAAGAGTTTGTATCATTTTAA